A DNA window from Ctenopharyngodon idella isolate HZGC_01 chromosome 10, HZGC01, whole genome shotgun sequence contains the following coding sequences:
- the ube2l3a gene encoding ubiquitin-conjugating enzyme E2 L3a gives MAASRRLHKELDEIRKSGMKNFRNIQVDESNILTWQGLIVPDNPPYDKGAFRIEITFPAEYPFKPPKITFKTKIYHPNIDEKGQVCLPVISAENWKPATKTDQVIQSLIALVNDPQPEHPLRADLAEEYSKDRKKFFKNAEEFTKKHGEKRPVD, from the exons ATGGCGGCGAGCAGGCGACTGCATAAG GAACTTGATGAAATCCGCAAGTCTGGAATGAAAAATTTCCGCAACATTCAGGTGGACGAGTCCAACATTCTGACCTGGCAAGGACTCATTGTTCCT gacaACCCTCCATACGATAAAGGTGCATTCCGGATTGAGATCACATTCCCTGCAGAATACCCTTTTAAACCTCCGAAgatcacatttaaaacaaagatCTATCACCCGAACATCGATGAGAAAGGTCAGGTGTGCCTGCCAGTTATAAGTGCTGAGAACTGGAAACCTGCAACCAAAACTGACCAAG TAATCCAGTCTCTCATCGCCCTTGTCAACGACCCCCAACCAGAACACCCGCTGAGGGCCGACCTTGCAGAGGAATATTCAAAAGACCGTAAAAAATTCTTTAAGAATGCAGAAGAGTTTACAAAGAAACACGGTGAGAAGCGGCCAGTGGACTGA
- the ckmt2a gene encoding creatine kinase, mitochondrial 2a (sarcomeric) isoform X2 produces MASSFAKMMSSRTTGLLMASLGAGAVATGYLLSDSAAISAEQRRKLYPPSADFPDLRKHNNCMASALTPAIYAKLRDRITPNNWTLDQCIQTGVDNPGHPFIKTVGMVAGDEESYEVFADIFDPVIKDRHNGYDPKTMKHPTDLDASKIHSGIFDEHYVLSSRVRTGRSIRGLSLPPACSRSERREVERVVVQALAGLKGDLSGRYYSLTEMSEAEQQRLIDEHFLFDKPVSPLLTASGMARDWPDARGIWHNNEKTFLIWINEEDHTRVISMEKGGNMKRVFERFCRGLKQVEHLIQERGWEFMWNERLGYILTCPSNLGTGLRAGVHVRLPKLSKDPRFGKILDNLRLQKRGTGGVDTAAVGDTFDISNLDRLGKSEVELVQLVVDGVNYLVECEKRLEKGQDIKIPAPIQHFKK; encoded by the exons ATGGCAAGCTCATTCGCCAAGATGATGTCGAGCCGCACCACTGGCTTGCTCATGGCGAGCCTTGGAGCTGGTGCTGTGGCAACCGGTTATCTACTGAGTGACAGTGCTGCCATTTCGGCAGAACAGAGGAGGAAACTGTACCCTCCCAG TGCTGACTTCCCTGACCTTCGCAAACACAACAACTGTATGGCCAGTGCGCTGACCCCTGCCATCTATGCCAAGCTTAGGGACAGGATTACCCCAAACAACTGGACTCTTGACCAGTGCATTCAGACTGGTGTGGACAACCCCGGACATCCCTTCATCAAGACAGTCGGGATGGTCGCTGGTGACGAGGAGAGCTATGAG GTGTTTGCTGATATCTTTGATCCTGTAATCAAGGATAGACACAATGGCTATGACCCAAAGACTATGAAGCATCCCACTGACCTGGATGCCTCCAAG ATCCATTCAGGCATATTTGACGAACACTACGTCCTGTCCTCCCGCGTCCGCACAGGCCGCAGCATCCGTGGCCTCAGCCTTCCCCCTGCCTGCAGCCGCTCTGAGCGGCGTGAAGTGGAAAGAGTGGTTGTCCAGGCCTTGGCTGGCTTAAAAGGAGACCTCTCTGGACGTTACTACAGCCTGACTGAAATGAGTGAAGCTGAGCAGCAGAGACTTATCGAT GAGCATTTTCTCTTTGACAAGCCTGTGTCTCCTCTGCTCACTGCATCTGGGATGGCCAGGGATTGGCCCGATGCTCGTGGGATCTG GCATAACAATGAGAAGACCTTCTTAATATGGATCAATGAGGAAGACCACACCCGTGTCATCTCCATGGAGAAAGGTGGCAACATGAAAAGGGTGTTTGAGAGGTTCTGCAGAGGACTCAAACAG GTGGAACATCTGATTCAGGAGCGAGGCTGGGAGTTCATGTGGAATGAACGTCTTGGTTACATACTGACCTGCCCATCCAACCTGGGAACTGGCCTCAGGGCTGGTGTACATGTCCGCTTACCAAAGCTCAGCAAG GACCCTCGTTTTGGCAAGATTCTGGATAACTTGCGGCTGCAGAAGCGTGGCACTGGAGGTGTAGACACAGCTGCGGTGGGCGACACCTTTGACATCTCAAACCTTGACCGCCTGGGCAAATCCGAG GTGGAACTGGTGCAGCTGGTCGTTGATGGTGTCAACTACCTTGTAGAGTGTGAGAAGAGGCTGGAGAAGGGCCAGGATATCAAGATCCCTGCACCCATCCAACATTTTAAGAAGTAA
- the ckmt2a gene encoding creatine kinase, mitochondrial 2a (sarcomeric) isoform X1 codes for MASSFAKMMSSRTTGLLMASLGAGAVATGYLLSDSAAISAEQRRKLYPPSADFPDLRKHNNCMASALTPAIYAKLRDRITPNNWTLDQCIQTGVDNPGHPFIKTVGMVAGDEESYEVFADIFDPVIKDRHNGYDPKTMKHPTDLDASKIHSGIFDEHYVLSSRVRTGRSIRGLSLPPACSRSERREVERVVVQALAGLKGDLSGRYYSLTEMSEAEQQRLIDDHFLFDKPVSPLLTCAFMARDWPDARGIWHNNEKTFLIWINEEDHTRVISMEKGGNMKRVFERFCRGLKQVEHLIQERGWEFMWNERLGYILTCPSNLGTGLRAGVHVRLPKLSKDPRFGKILDNLRLQKRGTGGVDTAAVGDTFDISNLDRLGKSEVELVQLVVDGVNYLVECEKRLEKGQDIKIPAPIQHFKK; via the exons ATGGCAAGCTCATTCGCCAAGATGATGTCGAGCCGCACCACTGGCTTGCTCATGGCGAGCCTTGGAGCTGGTGCTGTGGCAACCGGTTATCTACTGAGTGACAGTGCTGCCATTTCGGCAGAACAGAGGAGGAAACTGTACCCTCCCAG TGCTGACTTCCCTGACCTTCGCAAACACAACAACTGTATGGCCAGTGCGCTGACCCCTGCCATCTATGCCAAGCTTAGGGACAGGATTACCCCAAACAACTGGACTCTTGACCAGTGCATTCAGACTGGTGTGGACAACCCCGGACATCCCTTCATCAAGACAGTCGGGATGGTCGCTGGTGACGAGGAGAGCTATGAG GTGTTTGCTGATATCTTTGATCCTGTAATCAAGGATAGACACAATGGCTATGACCCAAAGACTATGAAGCATCCCACTGACCTGGATGCCTCCAAG ATCCATTCAGGCATATTTGACGAACACTACGTCCTGTCCTCCCGCGTCCGCACAGGCCGCAGCATCCGTGGCCTCAGCCTTCCCCCTGCCTGCAGCCGCTCTGAGCGGCGTGAAGTGGAAAGAGTGGTTGTCCAGGCCTTGGCTGGCTTAAAAGGAGACCTCTCTGGACGTTACTACAGCCTGACTGAAATGAGTGAAGCTGAGCAGCAGAGACTTATCGAT GACCACTTCCTGTTTGACAAACCTGTGTCCCCCTTGTTGACTTGTGCCTTTATGGCCCGTGACTGGCCAGATGCAAGAGGCATCTG GCATAACAATGAGAAGACCTTCTTAATATGGATCAATGAGGAAGACCACACCCGTGTCATCTCCATGGAGAAAGGTGGCAACATGAAAAGGGTGTTTGAGAGGTTCTGCAGAGGACTCAAACAG GTGGAACATCTGATTCAGGAGCGAGGCTGGGAGTTCATGTGGAATGAACGTCTTGGTTACATACTGACCTGCCCATCCAACCTGGGAACTGGCCTCAGGGCTGGTGTACATGTCCGCTTACCAAAGCTCAGCAAG GACCCTCGTTTTGGCAAGATTCTGGATAACTTGCGGCTGCAGAAGCGTGGCACTGGAGGTGTAGACACAGCTGCGGTGGGCGACACCTTTGACATCTCAAACCTTGACCGCCTGGGCAAATCCGAG GTGGAACTGGTGCAGCTGGTCGTTGATGGTGTCAACTACCTTGTAGAGTGTGAGAAGAGGCTGGAGAAGGGCCAGGATATCAAGATCCCTGCACCCATCCAACATTTTAAGAAGTAA